The genomic interval aaacacaatggaccaacactagcagatgacatggcaccccaaaccatcactgactgtggaaactttacactggacctcacacaacatgGATTCtctgcctctcctctcttcttccagactctgggacctggatttccaaaggaaatgcaaaatttactttcatcagagaacataactttggaccactcagcagcagtccaaaggcgagacgcttctgacgctgtctcttgttcaagagtgtcttgacacaaggaatgcgacagctgaaacccatgtcttgcatacgtctgtgcgtggtggttcttgaagcactgactccagctgcagtccactctttgtgaatctcccccacatttttgaatgggttttgtttcacaatcctctccagggtgcggttatcatTATTGcctgtacacttttttctaccacatcttgtccttcccttcgcctctctattaatgtgcttggacacagagctctgtgaacagccagcctctttagcaatgaccttttgtgtcttgccctccttgtgcaaggtgtcaatggtcatcttttggacaactgtcaagtcagcagtcttccccatgattgtgtagcctacagaactagactgagagaccatttaaaggcttttgcaggtgttttgagttaattagctgattagagtgtggcaccaggtgtcttcaatattgaaccttttcacaatattctaattttccgagatactgaatttgggactttcattagttgtcagttataatcatcaacattaaaagaaataaacatttgaaatacatcagtctgtgtgtaatgaatgaatctaatatacaagtttcactttttgaatggaattactgaaataaatcaactttgtcatgatattctaattttatgaccagcacctgtatctaATATGATTCCTGAAGGCCTGTTTTCTACATTGTCTAATTTTTCCACATAATTACTAATGGCAAATAAATAGAATTATAGAAATATATGACACATGCTCATATTTGTCATTATCACAactatgtttttttcattttaatatacatttatgGCTTTTCAGATTTCAATAGGAAATAACATCCATTCctacattttctgaacccattttttACATTGTAGGTTCACTGCAAGCACTGGACACAAGCTAGCAATAGCAACCAACAAGATTCCAGTCTTTCATGTGGTAATCTTGTGCTTATACCACATTGTGATACTTTAGGGTCATCAAATATGTCTTCAGTGCTTTGATAAAGTCCCAGGGGTACCGAGAGCACATTCAAATTACACACAGTGATTCACAAGATAGATGtaccagaggtgtgaccagaacatcatgtgtgggtgggcatttggcttgtctgggggggcaaaaaatatctatccatccatccatccatccccatttttgtaggggggggtcaaataataataacaacatagttatataaaacatataaaagcaaaaaatatggcATAagtcataacctattgttcaataaaattaacagaggcaatggaacttgtattattattttttgtgaacaaatatggaactacatctacaaggtaaatatcaataaagtcaaatgtatacaacatactgtatgagagcaagaacagaaacgtggcttattgtagttatgggaggctataggacatcagtttccagcgtttaacctggatattttctacaggaccagtctgcggttactcttggcaaattctgaaataaattcattcatgtctagattttctgtgatgtttttctcatgtgccagaatgactaaatttctcttcctttaatgcagcattgttcggcagattggagtgagaatgcggttcaaagtagagaaagagctttcgcatgcagctgaagacacaccaatgatgagtgctgtgatgcagacatggctctgacgtgcgggatactagatgcgtgtttgtggaagccgacaccgtctttttctagagcttttttccaatttgtGTAGCCATGTTTGGTGAATGTGTCCTCACAGtctgaattggaaacactaaatttgtggcaggcaaagcaaaagctgccatcacggacaacagaatattcaagccatggtcgagactgataccagcttgcactaaaacatctgagtgtctttccgaatgcgcgcttggaataattaattaaaacgggctgggatgggctatccatatttaagtcaggcagaccggactgtatattttgttgaaggcagaggtttggagtacccgacacgggtgcagagctggagaattgtgtaggcttatctacatcttttggagtttcagtttccCGTGAAGTAAAGTTTCAGTTCCCAACGTGGGtgtgctgtgctccgtgttggtagcagcggtgcaaCCATGGAGCTGGAGCCaccagcttgcggagggacagaggttgaagaagtctactttttaataagccacctatgcatagcctttggtgttaccaaccagaaaataaaagaagaatggaacatatacgctgttttaattaaagaatgcggtcaacaggttcaaaacgtgctgcgaagtgaactgtgagcagcacagttCCTGTccagtggaggagacactgacggatacacaccaaattcaaacgggccgattggaaagcaactcagttttgaaaatcaaatgttattcttctccagagttttcattggacagacagagcatttcgctttggggcacggcttgtctctgggggggcagtgcccaccccagcccccccatgGTCACGCCTCTGAGATGTACCCAGGAACTTGGAgttttgaggcagcagcactaatagcTGTGTCACCAAGCATCCTTAGATAGTTTCTTCAATCccatcaacaaaaaaaatcaataactatCACACACTATActtcacttattcttcattaCAATGCTGCAATAACTTAATTGTCTAGAGTAAGGCTACTTGAGTCTCTGACATGAAACCACCTTAGTGTTATGAATGGCCAGCTTTAAAAATTCTTGCACCATTCAGGAACTCTGaaatcatattttgcattttttaatttattggacatCATTTTAAGCATGTTAATATGTTTTTGCATCTTTCTGCATCAGCATTTTAGTATTTAATGGGCACCATCACTTTGCTAGCAGTTGCTACAGTGTCGCGTGTTGTCATGGGCAGGATGAGATAAAGGTTGGCATCAGCATTTCCTAATCAATAAGAACAAGTTTGTGAATAGTTAAAATGTGCTAGTGTGTGAATCTCTCAGTTTGAAGTTCTGTCTAAAGAATCTTGTACTTTGAATTTGGACTATGAGTTAGCTTTCTGGTTTGtgttagaaaaaagttgttttttgatTCTTCCTCCTGCCTTGTCTTTTTGAACATGTCTCATCTTCTGTTCCCTACATCAGAACAATCTCTTATTCCCACTACAGTGTGAAAAAACTATTTAGTCACTGAGTCTTAGCCCTAAAGCATAGGttgggagcaggcactgatacagtgtgttgcagcacccaccacacgacgaacctcagcaccacattagttcaAATGGAGGGGAAccgtgtgaggttttttttacagtggctgaggtgccaatcctgccaccaacccactAGTTTTCCATtagttaacctgcaattgcttcgtccttggtatgacgttaacctgcatccagccctgcaagcagctcctccagcttgcagggctggatgcaggttaatgtcctACCAAGGACGAAGCAAtttcaagttaagggccttgctcaagggcccagcagagtggaatcacttctggtgtttacaggattcagactggcaaccttccaattgctggtgcagatccctagcctcagagcattaaaatcacatttattttgtcatttatttaaacaatccttaaaggaatactccacccaaaatgatactttttctgttatttatcaggtgttgtttgtagtgatgtaGTGTagtggatgagaaaaaaaaattcattcataTTTCCATGGagaatgaagaaaacaaagttggattttttgagatttttttcatggatgtttcaaTACCATTTGCCTTTGTTCACAATGAGCTGCTGCCAGCTCCCTTTGGAAACCAttgtatcagaaactttgttctacatgaaaacatgagataacACATTTTTCTCACACATCATTACAGACAGCATGaggtaagtaacagataaaaatatcaattttgggTTGAGTATTCCATGATGTAAAGAGGTTTACCAGATCTTTTAACTGGTTATCTCTCGCCTCTTGTTTCTTCAGATAAATGGAGGACATGTGTGCTGATGTGTGGATTGTAATATTACTTCTACCTCAGCATGTCCAGTTCTAACCACAAACACTTGTACAAGACTTTCaggttgtagatagatagatagatagatagatagatagatagatagatagatagatactttattaatctcaaggggaaattcacaggttGTATATTGAATGGTGGCTATAACTGGCTTGATTTGATCAAGTTCAGTGACGGTTCCCTAAGATGGATAAGCATCCTATGGATAAGCATCCTATGAAGAAATGATGAATGATGCTAAGTTGTACTTGGGCCCTCCCATgatcctgaatttaaataaatgggcttaaaaaaacaaatcaaggaATATTGTTCAAACTTTGACTACTATGGTTTATCAAGCACTAGAAGGAAGTCTGAAACTGGCAAGTGTTCATTGAATTTCAACAGAGAATCTTATCCTATGGCAGTTTGGCAAAGATACTTGGCTTCAAAATCCACCAGTTTATTCTGTGTTTGATGTACTGTGTGTTCTGGAGCATGGTAAAAATAgttagatataaatataaattgtagTACTGATCAGAACTTGTAAAAGACTCATCAGAAAATTGGTGTATAAAATAAAGTTGTTTGTTGGGTTCCTTACGGTTTGCtggtaataattataaaaataaattactttcatAAACTCACACATTTCACctttttaatatgcacaaatagtGAACGTttgtaacatctctctattatataaaaaaatcctgggacgagacaagactttttagcctgggatgagatgtgacttttgcagagagatactttcaagtcctgcgagacgagactttgtgccaagagatttaaccacaccggggccggaaataaaagacaaagagtagatgacaaagtagaacatcataaagaattcaaaaacattggcgcgatacacgtgcagagcaggttagagataatgaaagcactaaaatttgaaagtctcaaaaaaaaatgatagtaaagatcgcattagcgctaacaaacggaaattattactctgcaaaataacggaacagcaaaaagaaatcgaatacagtggtacctctggtcacgaccgtaatttgttccaaaactctggacgcggcCTGATTTGGTTgcaacccgaacgtaatttccccataagattgtatgtaaatacaattaatctgttccagaccatacgaactgtatgtaaatgtatattctttaagcacaaaaatagttaattataccatagaatgcacagtgtaatagtaacctaaatgtaaaaacattgaataacattgagaaaaccttgaacaacagagaaaactaacataagagcttgcgctagacccttatgaaccgctcgctgtaaacacttttttttatgagttttaagcacagggaaaaaaattaaatgccacttctcttgcgaaacttttcaaaacatcctctactggctttaaattcctcacattcgccactcgaagaaggattttttttcagtaaatcgccatgaatcttcctggctttctcgcatatgatcaccTCGCTTACGCTGTACCCTGCAAggtgcttctcgttcaaccacactagcaacagtttttccacctcttccagcatttgaagcctctgcttggttaacattgtaactccttttgcaacatcagctgctttgttaggccctttatacgcaaacaaaagaaaatggaaaacggagaatgggaaatcattggcgcgtacggaaactggccgccagtgtttttgttcgccatcagagcgtgtggtcgtgaacagatgcaaaattttggcaaacgttttgattgtaacccgatttgtacatgttcggaaacttttgtgaccagaggttctactgtatattgttcggatttaaactttaagacagagacttgtagatcgtctaatttgtgttgccatcagggaaaagtagttttTCTTACCAATTAAGAGTTATGTCCATGAGAATTagaagatttgttgtttgttgaaagtgaaatccacagacttgagtggcagagatgcaacgtggctggcgcgtagtgcaggtcGGGGGGTTTTTGTTCACCaatggcgcatagcgcaggctggggggttagtgagtgaagcaagcagggggcgaacccccttaGTACTATTAGTAAAAGGGAGTTCATGAGGCAGTAACACTCtgtgaagaaatgtttttcatatgaaGCATGTTTTAACATTAAGTAGTTAAACAAACAGGCTAATCTCAAAATCACAGTACTCAGCTATGTATTGGTTGTAGTTTCCTGACCTGTTTTTCATTTGAGATGATTAATTAAACACAGGATATAGTGATATTTTGCCTGGAATGTAGCATTGTATTTGCATTGTCTCAGCTTATTATATGCTCAGGATCACCTTGTAAAGTTGAGGTGCAAACTGAGCTTATAAGCATGTTGTTTGAAATTGTCTCAAAATTTCACATATTCATGCAATTTTAGAGTATAAATATTGTGGGTATTTTTTGGACAGGCATAATGTTTGCTTGAGATCACAGAAGACTATGCTGATGGTTGTGCTGGAGTTAATGAATAACGCTACAACAGTGCACTTCCAAATTTAATCTGTACAAATTTATAGGAGCAACTTACTTGAAAAGGTGTAAATTTGAAGTGAAACAGATAACTAATGATTGTGATGCTCCATAACTGTTTTTGTATTAACTTTTTTCATGTATTgtacacaaaaaagcaaaacacagcaCGTTATCTATTAAAACtgctgaaagcaaaaaaaaaaaaaaaaaaattattgaagaaaaatgttcaaTCAAAAGTTAGAATCAGTCTGCATGATAAAGGATAGACTGCAATGAAAACCTACAGATGTTGTTGCCCTCTGGGGGAAAGGGTTGAAACCgtggaaatgtttttctttaatattttgaatattgaatATTGAAATCTCTTTCAATAtagtatttaaaagaaaaaggttttaaTAACACTGGGGACATGTTTTCTAGGATGTTGTTGCTAACGAAAGTGACTGCCACAGTGGATTTCAAGTTCAGTTCTTAGGGTTCCAAGTGGCTGTGGATTTTTATTCCAAGCAGTgcgttgttgttttttaattaatcttattGTTTAGTCATCTGGCCTAGAAACATTTCTAAGAAATCCATAAACATTCTTTATGATagctttaaatacatttatttttctgttttcttttcaatttatcCTTTTCTATAGAGTTTGTTCCCCTAATTGTTTTCAAATGCTGACGATCAGCAATGAGCAGTTCAGCCATTGGTGTACACACAACACAGGATGCCAAAGAGGACAATTATTTCATTGCCATTTTCACTCGTCTACTGATCAGCAAATGTTTGATGCAAATGAACGGACACGTGAATATGCACTGAAGTAACTGTTCCTCTTTAGTTCTCAGTATTGTCAGGATTTGAATACAATTCAGTGAGCAAATTCTATAGAAAAGGGTGAacgaaaaataaagaaacttaaGCATTCAAAGTTttggcaaaaatagaaatatttcagaATATCATAGAATAAGAGAATAAAAAGGCAGCTCACTAAATAATGAGATCAGTTGAAAGTAGGAATGACACACTGGATGTGAAACTGGTTTGAGTACAAACACACAGCCACAAGTGATCCCAAGGACAGAACTTAGGAACCATTGATCTAGCATATTTATTTCCTTAATAGATTAAATAAGGAAGCCTAATGATCACAATTTCCTGACTCTAAGTATATCATAGAATCAGCTTTTTTTAATACTCACCAGTAGAGGAACTCCAGTAAAACCAGTATATAGCAAAACAATAGCAGTCACAAGGCCTGTTGTCTCTCTTGAAGTCTTTCGGGGCTCAGAGCCGTCAATAGATGATCTTCGCTGCCCTCTTACATCTTCAACCACGATTGCTGGAACTTCTTCTTGTCCTCCTTTTGGCACTCTTTCTAGTTGATCTGTGAATAAAACCCTCAGCACTTTTCATATAAAGAGACCATCATTTCAGAAAGTCCCCATTTTCTACATTTGCATGAGAAGGCCTAGTGGTCAAAAGCACATCAGCAATTCAGTATTTACTCTATATAGAGACCTTTTCAAGGCAAGGCAAGCAATTTAGGAAGCAAATAATATAGTTTTAGGGAAATATGAATTGCAAGCAGAGCACAAAAGCCAATGGATCAGTACATCAAAGGGGAAATGACTGATATAGATGAGGATTATGTAAAATTGGAAAGCGGAATGTCACAGAGAAAGAAGGATAGAAGGTCAAGGGCTAATAATATTGTTCATCCCTAATATAAAGCATACCTGCTTTTCTGATGAGTCTTCCCTTACAGAATGTTTCCAGTAAAGTCAGGGAGCAACAGAAGAGAGCTGTGGCAGTTCCACCTCCCACAAGTAGGGGGAGGCAGAGCCCAAATCCCAAGCCGATGTGTCCAGGAGTGAACCGGCAGGTCCCGTCCTGATAGAAACGCTGGCCTGGGGAGTGCCAACCCAGCGAGGGCAGTGTTGCCAGGACAAAGGCTGCTGCCCAGCCTCCTGCAGCAGAGTGCCAGGCCTGCTTCCTAGAGCGGGAAAGGCGGTAGTTCACCGGCCACTTGACCATCCAGAGGCGATGGTAGGAGATGGAGGACACTGGAGTGGTGGAAAGCAAGGGGGAAAAAATTAAGGCATGTAAGAAACAGATAGAAGGGTATGATAATGACAAAAAACTTTCTGTCTCTCACAAACCTCTATAGTCTGAGGTCCCAAGTTCCATAAGCTCAGGAAATCTTACACTATAGCCCAAAGGAATGCATCCTTGGAATTGCATTTCTTTGAGAATTTGTTACAGGCCTCTAGTTTTAGGGAATTTTTTTCTCTAAGACATGTGACTATGCCTGGAATGTGGGAGGTGCCATATTTGAAACTGCCTTAGTGATTAATAGCTTATAAGAAAATAGTCAAATGTCATTAAAAGTATGTACTGTACGTTCCTGTGCTGAGGTGAGACCAGGATGCTGGTTCTCTTTTCTGACAGGATTAAGGCCCTTGTTGTCTGAATTAATTCTTTGTGAAAACTCTTGGCAGCCTTAAAAAAGACAATCCAAGGCACACAGACAGACGCAAAAGAACAAGGAAATGTTGGACCTGAATTCTACGACAGGCAAGCCACAGGTAATGAAATGCAGAGTCAAAAGCTGACTGTTTGAAACTTACCAGTGAAGCAAGTAGCCAGAGAAAGGCAGTAGAAAGTAGATACAAATGCCTTGCACAGAGTTTCGTTCCATTTCTGTGGGTTTCCAGTGGTGTGATACGTCTGGGAGTTTTGGTTCTGGCCTCCACCATCTCCTAAGTGAACAGCAGAGAAAAGAGCAAGGGGGGACGGCTACAGTCAGAACGTGGGTCCCGCCGAGGAAAACAAAAAGCAGGTCTAGTGCCTTGTGCTGCTCTGCCTTTGCTGAGATGCCCAGTATTGCCCAGGCATTGCCAAGAATGGAAACAAGTCCACAAGCAATCCAGTAGGGGGCGCTCTCTTGCAGTCCAGACTGCATAAGAATTGAGTGAGGGGATCGTGAAGCGAATGAAGAAGGGACATGTGGAGCAGTGGAGCGCATCATCTTCTGTATCTGGCTTTTTACTAGTACCTTGTCTGTGTTTGGCTCTATTTTGTGCCGTGGGCCGTctttctctcctcctcctccaactTGCTTAAGCTCTGCTTGTTTGAGTGTCTTcaaccctctctccctctctcttgttGCACATTTACTTTTCGGTCCCTCTGTATCTCAGCTCCATGTTTACAAGCTCTGTTCTTCTTTCACTCTTTGATACCTCTTGATTCTTTTTAATACCCCTTCCCTAAAACATCTACTCTtgcttttctgtttgcttgtgaCTGCCCAAgcactttctttttctgttttttcacaaaTGTTTACGCCTTCGTTGTGATCTCCCGCTTCtctgttattttctgtttgttctacACACAGTCGCCCTCcttcttttgttctctttttgcAGTGTTTCCTCTGCTTACTCTTCGTTCCTTTTTTTTGTGATTCCCCCTCAGTAGAACTCAGtttactcttttcttttttgctgtttctagttattttgtttttcttatgtttcTCCTTTCATGGAGTGATTTCAGCAGAGCTTTCTTCTCGATATCACTGTGGCAATACACTCAATGGATACTGGTTGCCTCTCATCACTTCCATCTCCCAATCTGGAACCTCCACCCTACCAACCTGATGAAATTTACTGACTGACAGGCTATGAACAGCACCTCATTAGAGAGGCGGCTTTTTATCACAGAATCTTTCACAAGTTTTTAATTATCAAGCGCACAAAAACACTCCAAGACAGACCTTCTGTTTAAAAAGCTGCTGccacctccaccaccaccaaCACTGCCTCAGACTCGACAGCAATGAggtgttaaaatgttttcaaaacacaAGTCCTGAAATTCCTAGTAGCTGTTTGCCATAACCGTTCATCAAGTGTCAATCCAAGTAATCATTGTTCCTTGATTTATTTGGTGGCCGGCTTGAATCGAGGTTGTGACAGTGTCCTGCATTCATTAACTTATGCAGTACCGATCAGCCCGTGTATGCAGGTGCCCTGAAAGGAAACAGAAAGACTctcattaataaatgttttgctatCATGACATTCCAAACGGTGCAATTTCACGCATAGATGCTGATGGGCACTGGGAGCTGTTTTTCTCATGTAAATGCAGATCATGGCTACAACTGTTATGTCTCTCtaagcgtaatgaaaattgcatcaaGCAGAAGCAGGCTTTTTGGacaatattttgattaaaatctGTTTCATAGGAGTCTACTTTTTGGCACCAACCTGCCTGGAAGTGATTGCAGTGTTTGTAGTCACATCTGTACAACAGGTCAGTAATCACATTAATGATCAGAGGAGATGAGGAGTAAACGGGAAGAACTGGTAACAGGGAAAATACTTGCAGAGCAAAGAAGAAGACGATAGAAGAGTGAAAGGCAGAGGACATGAGGACAAATGAAAGCGAGGGAGGCAGTGATGAGAGACAGGTGGAAGAATAGGGGATGCAAGGCAAGACTAGTCTGTCTGTAACCCCCCTGCCCCCCCCCACAAACCCCACTGCTTGCCTCCTTGCCTCCTGGTGCTTCTGTCTTTGAGGCTGCAACACAAGGAGAGCTACAGGCAATCCATAGAAATGCAGACTTACACCGAAATACATCCCTTTAGAATGCGTTTAGTTTAGAAACCCATTGACAAGTCAATAAGAGGGAGATGTGCAGCtagggaggaaggaaggaagacgGAGAAAGAGAATCGACTTACCTCCTACCCTTCTGTTGATGCTGGCATTGCTATGACGACGATGCGACCCCTCagtctctgtgtgtctctctctcttctctctctcaccctgTCTTCCACTCTGAagtgcaaccccccccccccccccccccccgtcactcatgcacacacacaatctctctctctctttctctctctctcattaatAACGGCAGATACTCTCTTCCACCTCCCTTTCTTCAGCTCACCAATCAGAGATCTGATCCCCTGACAACCTCCCAGCTCCCCCCACTGCAAGAAATTAATGGTagcttcttttttcctttattcccTGCATAAATCTCCCCCTCTGTGACAAATTTATTACACTTGCTATATTTTCCCCTTTATCCCCAATCTagtacattctctctctctcttttcattgCAAGTTCAGACACAGACCACAGTGAatcacaaataatatttttttttatttacatagtttATACAAATAGGCTTTTCCCCCAAAGCACACCCCCTCTTGTACAGTTCAAGTAGCTACATTTATAGTCTGCTCATGTCCCACACTTCCATGGCCTCCAGCAGGCTTCTGAGGTACTGGGAACTTCCCTGCTTATGTTGCCCAAGCAGACTATATTTTGTGGTGGTGCTTGTTGCTGGATTGATACATTGCATACTGGAATTGTTGAATTCCCTGAAAGAGAACGCCAACTGTTTCTTGTCAAAGGGAGGCCTGGTTGCACAGCTTTGGGACGGCTAGTTATAAGATGGGATCTTTCTGCATCGATAGACTTGACACTCGCCTTAGACTGGAAGTGAGCCTGCTCACACAGAAACTGATGTGCAAGCAAAAGGCAGTTCTGAAACCCGGCTTTGAAGTCTGAGTCACGGACAAGGCAGGGACTTGCTGGGGAGAAGAAGACAGATAAGATAATTAGCTGCACAGGACACGTGCTGTGAGACAAGAAACACTAAGCCAAGTACCCACCATCCATCCGGTGTTTCTGAATGTAGCGCACCGTCCTCTCCAGTATGTCTGCCTTGTCTAAGCGTGTATGAGGACGCTGTAAACCATTCAAAACAGGCTTACGTTAATAACAGTTAAGCAAATATGGACACATACTCAGAGAAAGGAAAAGGTCAAAGTGAAAGTGACAAGACAAGTATACTGTGAAAATATCCGCCCGCCACACAAGCAAATGTTGTCTAATAGAGCGTCTTTATTCGAGAGAGTAGATGAGGATACACATCTTTAAATGTTACCCAAATAAGAGCCATACATAAGACAATGGTGTGACGAGACCTCACATTCACCAGCCAGTCAGGGGTGCTCATTACATTATAAAATGACTATTCttcttcaaaataacaaaatatgttttAGCTGCCCAGAAAACATTTGTGGATAAGGTG from Erpetoichthys calabaricus chromosome 9, fErpCal1.3, whole genome shotgun sequence carries:
- the LOC114657581 gene encoding transcription factor HES-7.1-like; translated protein: MELREHRRVCFTPRQLLYQKIVKPRLEQRRRARINLYLEELKQLIEEQPGERPHTRLDKADILERTVRYIQKHRMDASPCLVRDSDFKAGFQNCLLLAHQFLCEQAHFQSKASVKSIDAERSHLITSRPKAVQPGLPLTRNSWRSLSGNSTIPVCNVSIQQQAPPQNIVCLGNISREVPSTSEACWRPWKCGT